The genomic segment gtatatgattttcagatttttttttcttgttgcGCACTTACTAGAGCGCGATTTTTCAGTAGTCaggtttttgaatttatttttaattataataagttACTATATCAACCTAGTTGCGTTCATCTGCTACTGTTCCCATGTCACTATGTACCTTAAGCTGACCATACACACTAGGATACGCCTGCGCAGTTTTACCTGTACAGTTCACCTGCACAGGTAAAGCTGGTTGGAAAACTGCACAGTCGAATGCCACATACGCTACGTTTTACCTGTGCAGTTGGCAAAACTGTGCAGGCATACGCTAGTGTGTATGACCAGCTTCACAAGTACTAGCTCAAGCACTAAACCCGTGAAAACCTGCGCTCAGCAAGACGTTGTAAAGAACTTTCCGGCCGCCCGTGACAAATTGCTTAAAGATTACCGCTGCCAACGCCCATCTCACCAAAAACAGCTCATCTTTACACCAAAACACCCTAACTTGAGACTTTTTGGGCCGAAAACGCTTCCCTGTGAGATCCCGCGCTTAATACAAACTCGTCAAATATAAAAGGAAGCAAAAAATTCGCGCGGAGAAAATTCCTACAAACGAACCGTGTACGAGTTTTTCCGTGTTTTTTTTCGGGAATGGATGGGGAGCGGGGAAAACGCCTATGGCTTCTAATGCGGCTTAAACTACGGCTTATATGCGTGGGAAGTTGGGGTATAaacatctatctatctattaagCCCTTTTATTCTGAGTTAGAGTATGTCTAATCTCAGTGTGccgcttggcaaaggcctcctccagctctTTCCATTGGGATCTGTCGTGGGCCACTCTTCTCCAGTTCGGGCCCGCTGTGAGTTTGAGTTCATCCTCCCATATTGATTGAGGTCTCCTCTGTCTCCGTGTGCAATCTCTTGGGTACCAATCCGTTACGATCTTGCTCCATTTTTGCTTGCCTGTCTCTCAACATGTGGCCAGTCCATCTCAACTTGTATAAACATAATTCAGGTATATAAAAATACCACTGGTCTGTGAAATATAACTCCAAGTAGTTTCTTATTTACACACTTGTATGTATGTAACCTAAATGCTACTACTGTCATACCTAATCCTAGAGAAATCGATGAAAGTCTTTAAATacgtgtacagtcgccatcagatatatcggagcggccaaggtgttcacaatatctgaacacgcacgcTAACGGCTTGacgaggcgtgttcagatatttgtgagcgccttacccgcaccgatatatctgatggcgactgttcaTGTCTATATGAGTATTTTTATACCTATTTGTGCattaaaatttactataacactttaaactctcgcgttttgtacacatatttaattacacaaacgggtctaaaACTCACGGGACCGGGGTCTCGGGTCGGGGGGTTAAATTTATTCCCGCAAAAGTACCCTTTCGCCAAGTGGAACCATTAATCAGAAATTATACTATTTTCAATTGTATTGTCAAGTCGGTTTTTAtcaatgtttattattatttcaactTTAATAGAACCCTTTTTCCAAACCCTTTGCTCCACGCATATTTTTTCGTAAGTCCCGCCAGCGATGTTAGCGCTCGGTTTTACACGTCTCGTGTGTTTGTTTGTGGACCCGAgtcatttgtttattttttcacGCTTTTTATTCTTTATACCTTTTTATTCGCTAATGCCCGTGTACAACAGACGCTCTTTTGACATTGATGGAAGCTTTTTCTGCTTATTAGCTTATTCTGTGTCCTGCGGGACATTTTTTATATCTTTGCTTTTGCTAGTATGtatttctgtctgtctgttatctctTCATGCACTACTCTCACAGTTTTTCCTTTTCAAATGTCAAAATAGCTGACAGTTGCCAAGACATTCCCTTTAAATGGTCGTAAGTATCTAAACACACCGTATACCAACGACCAGTGCGTCGTAGACATTTAACCACAATTAAATGCTGTTAATTTACATATTTCTAAAAATAGAGAAAACAAAAATGCTGCAAGTCTCATGCCGATGAAAAAACAGCGGATTTTTTGTGAGTTACAACATTTCTATTTTCACTGTTAATTTACATGTTGAAAACTACTTACGCTGCAATAATTGTATTTATCATCATAATAATCACGAGCCAATAGACCAATCGGTGCAGAAGAAAAAATGTAGGAAGAATATGCAAAAAAAACATGTACCTAGTATGTGCGGGCTACAGCATTATTGTATTCCAGTGACGGTATGAACTCTCTGCTATTAATAAACCAGTTCAATATTATTGGCACTCTGTCGTCATAACTTCGGTCAATCGCCACTCAAAATACTCGTATGCAATTGAACGCAAACCtgttaaaagtacctaaaacATCCAGCACAAGGCCCCAGTGTATATTTGTCTGCCAGTGGATCCGGACCAGTCTGTGCATAAAAAAAGGATGATGTTCGATTATGATCACTGGTgagttttatattattacttCAATTAAAGCAAAGGTACAGCTATCTTATTAAGTTAGCAATCATTTTGAATAGTGGTTCTTTGTTTGAATTATCATTATTTTGTGTTGTTTAATAAAGTTCAGTGGGGGTGTCAAGGTCATGTCTTTATCACCTGTCacgtcatgcgtcactttcgcacttacatacttgtgaGAACGTGACAGGCCTGGTGACAGGGACAGGTGATAAAGAGGCGACCATCTTAGTCCTACATGATTAGGTAAGTACCGTAATAACAACATCAAACGCTAGCAACAGGTTATCACCCGCGCACTGCTACACCAGCCTTACCTAGCTTACATATTTACCTATAGGTTCTTTACAAGATTTTCTTCTTCGTCGTAAATGgccgtcggtaaataaaggtaacaaaAGAAATTCGCGATAGATCGGAttgtaaatgtgatttaataagattttcttcttgttttttttttctttttgagtgGGAGCtccaaaaatatcaataaacaTCTTTCAATTATGTTGAAagaatgtattattatttattatagcaACCATGAGATTAGGAggacttttaatttttaatgcaaCACTTACAACTTGAGAATTTTATATCCACAGCTTTAATCCTCGCGGGTCAAAATATTGAACCTTCAAAAGGAGTCTGGCAGAATTCGACAAAATTAAGTAATGTTTTTCAAAATGCCACCAGCCTTCAGAACATAACAAACAGACTCAATCaagaacaaaaacaaaacacagaTTTACCAATGCTCTTGCATGAGCATAATATTTATCCATTACAAGAAAAAAAAGACGAGACAGTATCAACAGATAGTAACGTATCAAACCTGAATGaattaaaaacattacaaattaTAGCAGGGGGTAGAACCCTTACTTCAGCCGAAGGTCCGGAGGTTCACTGGCACGTTGGTATATATAGCAAGGCTTTTGAACCCTACATGCAGATTTGTGGTGGGACGCTGGTTACTACTAAAGCTGTTATTTCAGGTAAGAATATAATAGAAGACGTTACTTTACTGCTGGGTTAAAAACGTTCGGGAAGACGGCATTTTTCCGGGCAATACGAAAGTTAATGTTTTGGGTGCATTTTACTGCTTTAATCATATTATAGCTGTTACGAGTATGACGTAGGTGTTTGAAACATGCCTATAAGGGCCGGCAAGGCAGCCTTTAAACTTCCTTTATTTTATGATGTCCGCAGAAAAGTTGCATGACCTAACTCAAACTAAACAAGTTTTTGTCCCTGTTATATAAAACTATTTGCTAACCTATATGATATTTCTTTACAGCGGCACACTGTTTTTGGAGTGAGCTGGATGGCGGCGCGCTGCCCGCTGCGCAGTTCGCGGCAGCGGCCGGCAAACTTTACCGACCGTGGAAAGAAAGCCATGACTCTAATGCGCAGCACACTGACGTAAGTGGTTTACTTTCAATGCAATACTTACACAGAGCGACAGCTTACTAGCCCTACTGAAAACCAAAAAAGCCAATGGTCTGATGAAGCAAACTAGAAATCGCCTTTCTAGCATTCTCGGGAAAAAGAAAAGCTCGTACCAATCTGTTGGAAAGCATAAGCTACGTCTGTCAACAAGTAGAAATTGTTCATTATCAGATTTAGCAGTAATTagaattttatttcacaaaatgtAGGTTGTTGTAGTTTTCAATTGCAAGATAAATGAAAACATCTTTTACACCGCAGATATCCGCAATCCACCTCCCCGCGCGTTTTCGCGGCGCCATCACCAGCTTCCAAGATGACATTGCTGCATTACTCTTGGCAAAGGAGTTTGTAACCACCTTCCGGGTCCGCCCGCTCTGCGTCCTCTTTGATGAGGACTTGGAGGCTGATTTTCTGCGTAGTGAGAATGAGGGCATGGTGAGTGTCGtaattagggcttgcaaatattcgaaactttcaggtattcgaatattcgactttttctgacgacatattcgaatattcgaataattattcgaatattataaaaaataagaaaaaaaacgagaaatcggtttattatcgttttattcaaaagcttatttgacttattgctaaaactaatgatattttgcagaaatccacttaattgactagattttatcatcctactatgagatgcccacatttataaaaacaagtaaaacgccaaaataagacgtattcaatatttctagataaaacttttattataaatgcgccgttgagtgaaataatataactttaatcatctaaaccaaacctaggtatgtaagatattttttttagtaggtaattattttctgatttaaattaacttgtagtcactcagaggccttaattaatggttggcttaattatataatattggaatatttaagggaaaaagttagttgactactggattattcgtcagctaaaggtgcatagttagattacctagttgggcaggtttggtatgatcaaatttgagaattgcgataagtgcgggcaaggtttagtcttaataaacagaatgaccctttaacttaaaacttatgcaccgtaaaaataacatactttttgatttcgttttctttcaaatgaagttaggtttcactgtattcacgaagtctatcgagaggaatacagtaaaaatattatttccttcgtatttgggtacctaccattactcattcactgtaaatacccggaaaacacacagaaactgtaactgcagcggattaaatagattttttatagtaataaaaaatattcgaatattcgaaacctgagcggccgaatattcgaatatcaaaacaggccgaatattcgacaaattcgaatattcgaatattcgaattgcaagccctagtcgtAATAGGTGTTTCAAACTAATACGATGACAAAggataacaaaacttccgtgagacacagacatattaaatatattaagaacgggtcactcacgtattttaagtcgaaaacgCTTGACATgttacgtgagtgacccgttcttaatatatttaatatgacaaAGGATCTTGTGACCTGAGTTTGTAGGTAGATAAGATTAGGAATTATTGAAATTGTTGAGCCCTCGGTGggcgactccgactcgcacttgtagGTAGGAGCCACTAGGTGtctggggccttaccatgatgtccttattgcgattctgttcaGGACCTGAACTGAATTGCTAAGGGACGGAGTTATGCGATTTATATAGCTCCGtcctttagcaattcagtttaggtcctaagcagaatcgcaataaggacatcatggtaaagCCCCTGATAtgaagattttttattttcgttCATTATAATTCACAGATCGTGGGTTGGGGCCTGACATCAGAAGACGGGACACCAGCGCAGACGCTACAATCCCTGTACATGCCGTACGTGCCAATCGAAGAATGCATCGCTAGCGCAGACCCCGGGTTCCTGAAGTACATTACCAGTGACAAAATCTGTGCGGGAGTTACCTCAGGTACCATTTTGTTTTCAATCTTTAATGCTTGCGAAGTTGAAATCTCGATAAAATGATACTTTTAATAATTTTGTGGTGAGCATTCCGACTGAACGTCTAGCGACCTttaccaaggaggagttttggccgaagggtgtcgtgAGTGGCTTCCTGACaatgcggggttgcgtaatggaTCGCAGCCATAACGTAGTGTTTTGTAGTTAATTTCATTTTAACACTTGGAAAgagtatttaaatttaaaccccCAAATATCCAaccactgaacggattttcatgcggttttcatctattacctaaatagagtgattcttgaggaaggtttaagtatataatttgttaaggttttgcgtaacccgtgcgaagccgggacggATCGCtagtaatatgtataaaaccaaaacaaaggcttttttttaaataatatatatcttTTACTTGTCTAGGCAAGTCATTATGCCGCGGCGACAGCGGCGGCGGCTTAGTATTCAACAGCGACCTCGTCTTCATCGACAGCGAGGAGCCACGGCCCATTCTGTACGGCGTGGCGTCCACTGCCCCACGAAACGCGCACAGTTGCAACACGCACGCCCGCGCCACGCTCACACGCGTGCTTGCGCACCGTACGTTCCTGCTTGCGCATATACCGGATATAGAGGATGCGTGCCCGCATGGGTCCAGGAGAATTTTCAAGCCGGAGTTGAACAGGTCGAGGGAGGAAAGTAAACAAGGCAGGGAGGAGACAAAGCCAGTTTTTAATTGCAATTGTTTTTGTAACTGCAATAATTCCACTATACCTTaataataaaactttttttgATAAGTATcattttaaggtttttttttactgacatgTTTATAGTTTAGAAACAAATTAAGTGGGACTACTAACAATAACACCAACTAATAGCTGGCGGATGTTTAATTACAGTACAATACACTTTCAGCTGCGCAGTGGCGCCAGGTCAAACAGACATGGCGTTTAAActtgtttaaaaaattcattatttgcaatgaaaataaattgcacaaaattataaataagtaggtaatgtgtttgttttgtttcattTCATGAATAACAATCGCAAGAACCAAAGTAACTAAGTTGcttactttacttttactttcattatttttcttaatatattttttttattttaaataaaagtataatCATAATATCTATTTGTATCATCAGTATGCAAGTCAGATGAAATGCAGCCAGCAATAAAAGTGGGTGACACAATGTTTTTACTGTAACATGTTTAAAACAAGGTTACATGCAGTTcattttaaggatgactcacgctagaccgggccgtgcccgggccgaggcgtccaacAGGCCATTTtgtatgacggctgatcgatgatcacgtggt from the Cydia splendana chromosome 17, ilCydSple1.2, whole genome shotgun sequence genome contains:
- the LOC134798593 gene encoding modular serine protease-like; this translates as MITALILAGQNIEPSKGVWQNSTKLSNVFQNATSLQNITNRLNQEQKQNTDLPMLLHEHNIYPLQEKKDETVSTDSNVSNLNELKTLQIIAGGRTLTSAEGPEVHWHVGIYSKAFEPYMQICGGTLVTTKAVISAAHCFWSELDGGALPAAQFAAAAGKLYRPWKESHDSNAQHTDISAIHLPARFRGAITSFQDDIAALLLAKEFVTTFRVRPLCVLFDEDLEADFLRSENEGMIVGWGLTSEDGTPAQTLQSLYMPYVPIEECIASADPGFLKYITSDKICAGVTSGKSLCRGDSGGGLVFNSDLVFIDSEEPRPILYGVASTAPRNAHSCNTHARATLTRVLAHRTFLLAHIPDIEDACPHGSRRIFKPELNRSREESKQGREETKPVFNCNCFCNCNNSTIP